A window of Natranaerovirga pectinivora contains these coding sequences:
- a CDS encoding tyrosine-type recombinase/integrase — MANIKTRALTEEEYSLIIKTIREGFLTKDNIKVRPNERIAVALTIQLNLGLRIGDIVNLRLSDIVKDGSRYRLEIKEQKTGKKREFTVPQEIYSYLQSYALDNSIGPKQKLFDITVRAVQKHLKLVTDYLGLENIGTHSFRKTFAVSIYNNNNYNVELVRQLLQHSTVAVTQHYLSVQQREVEDALAKHIKLPS; from the coding sequence ATGGCAAATATAAAAACAAGAGCATTGACAGAAGAGGAATATTCTCTAATCATCAAAACGATAAGAGAAGGTTTTTTAACTAAGGATAATATAAAAGTTAGACCCAATGAACGAATAGCAGTAGCCTTGACAATACAATTAAATTTAGGATTGAGGATAGGGGATATAGTAAATCTTAGATTATCAGATATAGTAAAAGATGGAAGTAGATATAGGTTAGAAATAAAAGAGCAGAAAACAGGTAAAAAAAGAGAATTCACAGTACCACAAGAGATATACAGTTATCTACAATCATATGCCCTAGATAATTCTATCGGACCAAAACAAAAACTATTCGATATAACAGTTAGAGCAGTACAAAAACATTTAAAACTAGTTACAGACTACTTAGGATTAGAAAACATTGGGACCCATAGTTTTAGAAAGACCTTTGCTGTATCCATCTACAATAACAATAATTATAATGTAGAGTTAGTAAGACAATTACTACAACATTCAACAGTAGCAGTGACACAACACTATTTATCAGTTCAACAAAGAGAAGTAGAAGATGCACTTGCTAAGCATATAAAATTACCTTCATAA
- a CDS encoding S-layer homology domain-containing protein, with amino-acid sequence MRKSFLKRVSVSLVIIILTTINIYANQSNLSDIKGHWAEPTIQKLVARGGISGYPDGTFKPQNTISNAEFIAILMRTTTGKTFTRQQGQHWASGEFEEAYKLGIVTNSELSSRDFDKPITRLEMAKYTERALLNILGEEQVNSDGIEVLIGDYNKITKRSEQYYIKSVYARGIIVGDDKGNFNPGNNATRAEASTIILRTLEKPERQEVKIPEVGALTLRHNDPNRPMAKEGDTFITPDGRSVVLKVDPKTGILGFGQNVATEIGRAHPNGKLIEHGDLGSNKEFLGSPYLVDNNTGMGLYRSQWLDVQSAIDPYKEVPNPKEGQVYMDYFIFMHGIWYWNGPVR; translated from the coding sequence ATGAGAAAGAGTTTTTTAAAGAGGGTATCTGTATCATTAGTAATAATTATCTTAACAACAATTAATATCTATGCAAATCAATCAAATCTATCCGACATCAAAGGACATTGGGCTGAACCCACAATCCAGAAGTTAGTAGCAAGAGGTGGTATATCAGGATATCCAGATGGAACATTTAAGCCACAGAATACAATCAGTAATGCTGAGTTTATAGCAATCCTAATGAGAACAACCACAGGTAAGACCTTTACTCGTCAACAGGGTCAACATTGGGCTTCAGGTGAGTTTGAGGAGGCTTATAAATTGGGTATAGTAACAAATAGTGAATTAAGTTCAAGAGATTTTGACAAACCAATAACTCGATTAGAGATGGCAAAGTATACAGAAAGAGCTTTATTAAATATATTAGGTGAAGAGCAAGTAAATTCAGATGGTATAGAGGTTTTAATAGGTGATTATAATAAAATAACAAAAAGAAGTGAGCAATATTATATCAAGTCAGTATATGCACGAGGTATAATAGTAGGTGATGACAAGGGTAATTTCAATCCGGGTAACAATGCTACAAGAGCAGAGGCTTCTACAATAATATTAAGAACGTTAGAGAAACCAGAAAGACAAGAAGTAAAGATACCAGAGGTTGGTGCATTAACATTAAGACACAATGACCCTAACAGACCAATGGCAAAAGAGGGTGACACCTTCATAACACCAGATGGTAGAAGTGTAGTATTAAAAGTAGACCCAAAGACGGGTATTCTAGGTTTTGGTCAAAATGTAGCCACAGAAATAGGTAGAGCCCATCCAAATGGTAAGTTAATAGAGCATGGTGATTTAGGAAGTAATAAAGAGTTCTTGGGAAGCCCTTACCTAGTAGATAACAACACAGGAATGGGGTTATACAGAAGTCAATGGTTAGATGTTCAAAGTGCAATCGACCCATATAAAGAAGTACCAAATCCCAAAGAAGGGCAAGTATACATGGATTATTTCATATTTATGCATGGTATATGGTATTGGAATGGTCCGGTTAGATAG
- a CDS encoding recombinase family protein, whose protein sequence is MKNYIYFIENTDREQIRDNTKVFNLRNDLDIHENDIFIDTDACKDELESLLDTIESGKRLIIRSVIDLSDDAKELLKVLKELQGKEVILCSIEEPYLNGTEYYTSMRGFADINKYYLEKRRLDGYLKAKEKGKVGRPRRTEDIDKGIRLYRTKAFSISEIEELSGISGSTLFRAMKEMDKE, encoded by the coding sequence TTGAAAAACTATATTTACTTCATAGAAAATACGGATAGAGAGCAGATAAGAGATAATACAAAGGTCTTTAATCTTAGAAACGATTTAGATATCCATGAGAACGATATTTTTATTGATACTGATGCTTGTAAAGATGAACTAGAAAGTTTATTAGATACAATCGAAAGTGGAAAAAGATTAATTATAAGGTCAGTTATAGACTTATCAGATGATGCTAAAGAGTTACTAAAAGTATTAAAAGAGTTACAAGGAAAGGAAGTTATTCTTTGTAGTATCGAAGAACCTTATCTGAATGGCACTGAATACTATACGTCAATGAGAGGATTTGCAGATATCAATAAATACTATTTAGAGAAAAGAAGACTAGATGGGTATTTAAAGGCGAAAGAAAAAGGAAAAGTTGGTAGACCAAGGCGAACAGAAGATATTGATAAGGGAATTCGATTGTATCGTACTAAGGCGTTCTCAATATCTGAAATTGAAGAGCTATCTGGGATATCGGGTTCAACCTTATTTAGAGCCATGAAAGAGATGGACAAAGAGTAA
- a CDS encoding phage/plasmid primase, P4 family — translation MTKVNIEKMKRNTANIPTVLKSLNTWVGFCANEEGEIVKKPLSLVDYRGVGTKDTDRLVSFDKAVEALNEEKVVALGVGLTADCDVTCIDIDCHDIEKLEKFEELNKLLLSQFNSYAETSISGKGTHIFIRAKKPEGYKHVDRYGIVEVYDSARFMIVTGDIIGSNQEVVDCQDELNKLCETHLPKLQNENIEFIDQGIYEVSNDDVLEKIKSFKKGKLFLEGNWEEVEKWDKDSRCSIKAYDSQSAADFAFISQILYVNGNNPAQAEEIFKTSKMYRGNKKSTGYVRHQVTQASLRITKVYDWKKVSKEKVEEVVDMEEIILKTREEEFMNSIKIKGLHCFTSKELNKYMTKYIQNFGLDYKNVIDTRLGDYNNSDSGRRFYYINKENLRYIDSSKEWLKWTGKYWSRVYDMDLLEFAEKVFTNLKHEAYNLAISSLNELDSLVKENAEFEAEELFKYTATSRNKRNCLEIIEFSKSHFIREFGDITIEEKNALNLSNGIYDFDKMEFVEHSKKYYQTKISKVEYNQELDCPLWEKTISRLVPSEEVRHYLQKALGYTISGKCNEKALFILQGSGNNGKTLFINTILKILSDYAVIVSPQTVMQNYANKNNGPRPDLLRLRDKRFATVSETEENDKLNEGLIKSLTGGGYISCRGLHKENVEFPSRFKLWFDTNYKPRVTGTDIAIWSRLKIIPFTTQIQKEEMDRELGSKLEKELSGILNWCIEGYKLYVEEGLSEPDEMKLVVEEFAEDMSAMDQWWKECVQLIPPDKIFKNHKCFSSKELYLSYKNWCDFNGEYKWTQRKFTQEMNKKEACKFIKKVNGFVRYLAIQLNELGEHCAEKEGHLALEFATKYNKIVNAQFTQLAKLEKEIKNYEKGKENNVIPITTSTSNKNVSFGGK, via the coding sequence ATGACTAAAGTTAATATAGAAAAAATGAAAAGAAACACAGCAAATATACCCACAGTATTAAAATCTTTAAATACTTGGGTAGGGTTTTGTGCAAATGAAGAAGGAGAGATAGTTAAAAAACCTCTTAGCTTAGTGGATTATAGAGGTGTGGGAACAAAAGATACAGATAGATTAGTAAGTTTTGATAAGGCAGTAGAGGCATTAAATGAAGAAAAAGTTGTGGCATTAGGTGTAGGATTAACAGCAGATTGTGATGTCACTTGTATAGACATTGATTGTCATGACATAGAAAAACTAGAAAAATTTGAGGAACTTAATAAACTCCTACTATCACAGTTTAACAGTTATGCAGAAACATCAATAAGTGGCAAAGGAACGCATATCTTTATTAGAGCAAAAAAACCTGAGGGATATAAACATGTAGATAGATATGGAATAGTAGAAGTTTATGATAGTGCTAGATTTATGATAGTGACAGGGGATATCATTGGAAGTAATCAAGAAGTGGTAGATTGTCAAGACGAACTAAATAAACTATGTGAGACCCATTTACCTAAACTGCAAAATGAAAACATTGAGTTCATAGATCAGGGCATCTATGAAGTATCTAATGACGATGTATTAGAAAAGATTAAATCATTTAAGAAAGGCAAGTTGTTTCTAGAAGGAAATTGGGAAGAAGTAGAGAAGTGGGATAAAGATAGTAGATGTAGTATAAAGGCTTATGATAGTCAGAGTGCTGCTGATTTTGCTTTTATATCACAAATATTATATGTGAATGGAAACAACCCTGCACAAGCCGAGGAAATATTTAAAACTTCAAAAATGTATAGAGGCAATAAAAAATCAACAGGGTATGTAAGACATCAAGTAACACAAGCATCCCTAAGAATAACAAAAGTTTACGATTGGAAAAAAGTAAGCAAAGAAAAAGTAGAAGAAGTAGTAGACATGGAAGAAATAATCTTAAAAACAAGAGAAGAAGAGTTTATGAACTCAATAAAAATTAAAGGGTTACATTGTTTTACTAGCAAAGAGTTGAATAAATATATGACAAAATACATACAAAACTTCGGATTGGATTATAAAAATGTAATAGATACGAGATTAGGTGATTATAACAATTCAGACAGTGGTAGAAGATTTTACTATATAAACAAGGAAAATCTTAGATACATAGACAGCTCGAAGGAATGGTTGAAGTGGACAGGAAAATATTGGAGTAGAGTTTATGATATGGACTTACTAGAATTTGCTGAAAAAGTTTTTACAAATCTAAAACATGAGGCCTATAATCTAGCCATATCTTCATTAAATGAATTAGATAGTCTAGTAAAAGAAAATGCAGAATTTGAGGCTGAAGAACTTTTTAAGTATACTGCAACAAGTAGAAACAAAAGGAATTGTCTAGAAATAATAGAGTTTTCTAAAAGCCATTTTATTAGAGAATTTGGTGATATTACAATAGAAGAAAAAAATGCTCTTAATCTATCTAATGGAATATATGATTTTGATAAAATGGAATTTGTTGAGCATTCAAAAAAATATTATCAAACTAAAATAAGCAAGGTAGAATACAATCAAGAGTTAGATTGTCCTTTATGGGAAAAAACCATTAGTAGATTAGTACCATCAGAAGAGGTTCGACATTACCTTCAAAAAGCTTTAGGGTATACAATTAGTGGCAAATGTAATGAAAAAGCACTCTTTATATTGCAAGGTTCAGGGAATAACGGAAAAACATTATTTATAAATACTATCCTAAAGATTTTAAGTGACTATGCTGTAATCGTTTCCCCACAAACGGTTATGCAAAATTACGCTAATAAAAACAATGGTCCCAGACCTGACTTGTTAAGACTTAGGGACAAACGATTTGCTACTGTATCAGAAACAGAAGAGAATGACAAATTGAATGAAGGGTTAATAAAATCATTAACTGGTGGTGGCTATATCAGTTGTAGAGGATTACATAAAGAAAATGTCGAGTTCCCATCAAGATTTAAATTGTGGTTTGATACCAATTACAAACCCAGGGTGACAGGGACAGATATAGCCATATGGTCTAGGCTAAAGATAATACCATTTACAACACAGATACAAAAAGAAGAAATGGATAGGGAACTAGGAAGTAAATTAGAAAAAGAGTTGTCGGGCATATTAAACTGGTGCATTGAAGGATATAAGTTATATGTAGAAGAGGGATTATCAGAACCAGATGAAATGAAGCTTGTAGTAGAAGAATTTGCAGAGGATATGTCAGCGATGGACCAGTGGTGGAAAGAATGTGTTCAGTTAATACCACCAGATAAAATATTTAAAAATCATAAATGCTTTAGTTCAAAAGAATTATATTTGTCTTATAAAAATTGGTGTGATTTCAATGGTGAATACAAGTGGACACAAAGAAAATTCACACAAGAAATGAACAAAAAAGAAGCCTGCAAGTTTATAAAAAAAGTAAATGGATTTGTAAGATACTTAGCAATACAGTTAAATGAATTAGGGGAACATTGTGCAGAAAAGGAAGGTCATTTAGCATTAGAGTTTGCAACAAAATACAATAAAATAGTCAATGCACAGTTTACACAACTAGCTAAACTAGAAAAAGAAATAAAGAATTATGAAAAAGGTAAAGAAAATAATGTAATACCTATAACTACTTCCACTTCTAATAAAAATGTAAGTTTTGGTGGTAAGTAA
- a CDS encoding methyl-accepting chemotaxis protein codes for MEESRQHTQKEIQSKIKFFKKVSTKISLSLLISVLITTAITITTIFLPFMNSITENIKQEAARTVEIAMDVVNPQDIAKILETQDTNSTIYIKLKEELNRVRKISSSKYVYIMSRDSNGNYFYVVEGADDNDIYAAEFGDIEEIYDGFAEAMSGEKFIGDIESAEEYGSFISAFYPIVYNDEVIGFLGVDKDLDYMNALLSNINLKLIVINLIIILLAVLFALALSKRLSKPLLKATQLAQQLSEYNLSVGELSVTSQDEIGLLTKSLNNVTKNIRELVLYADELGVNTEQSSNKVKVVINDVNFTSREVAKSIQEIAAGANSQADESFKTADKSGELASKVEEMKNNVSKTLLSTEETIEKNRLGTDSLTSLKNQFNQYQGNASKVVESIQLLFKSSQSISDIVNTINSISEQTNLLALNAAIEAARAGEQGRGFAVVADEIRKLAEQSSSATKEIQIIINNIINEIEKTNGYTEESKTLIKEVSESMNHSSDALGDIMSRSEIVMSEMKNLNNNIVDVQQLKNDVLNSIQHISEVSQQAAASTEEISASSEEQVALMESITGLVDDLDNSIKQVIAQINKFRIK; via the coding sequence ATGGAAGAGAGTAGACAGCATACACAGAAAGAGATCCAGTCAAAAATTAAGTTTTTCAAAAAGGTTAGTACAAAAATCTCCTTGTCTTTATTAATTAGTGTTTTAATAACGACAGCCATAACAATAACAACAATTTTTTTACCCTTTATGAACAGTATTACAGAGAATATAAAACAAGAAGCTGCAAGAACCGTTGAAATAGCGATGGATGTTGTTAATCCACAAGATATTGCTAAGATATTAGAAACACAAGACACCAATAGTACTATATATATAAAGCTTAAAGAAGAATTGAACCGAGTTAGAAAAATTTCTAGTTCAAAATATGTATATATTATGTCTAGAGACAGTAATGGAAACTACTTTTATGTCGTAGAAGGGGCAGATGACAACGATATATATGCTGCAGAATTCGGTGATATAGAAGAGATTTATGATGGTTTCGCTGAAGCCATGAGTGGTGAGAAATTTATTGGAGATATCGAAAGCGCAGAAGAATATGGCTCCTTTATATCAGCTTTTTATCCAATTGTTTATAATGATGAGGTCATTGGGTTTTTAGGTGTAGATAAGGATTTGGATTATATGAATGCCTTATTATCTAACATTAATTTAAAGCTAATAGTTATTAACCTTATTATAATACTACTTGCAGTATTATTTGCTTTAGCTCTATCAAAAAGGTTATCAAAACCTTTATTAAAAGCAACTCAATTGGCCCAACAACTTTCAGAGTATAATTTAAGTGTTGGCGAACTTAGTGTTACATCACAAGATGAAATAGGCTTACTTACTAAAAGTCTTAACAATGTAACTAAAAATATTAGAGAGCTAGTACTTTATGCAGATGAGTTAGGTGTTAATACAGAACAATCCTCTAATAAAGTTAAAGTAGTTATAAATGATGTTAACTTTACAAGTAGAGAAGTGGCAAAGTCTATACAAGAAATAGCAGCAGGAGCAAATAGTCAGGCTGATGAAAGTTTTAAAACGGCAGATAAATCTGGAGAATTAGCCTCAAAAGTTGAAGAAATGAAAAACAATGTATCAAAAACCTTACTCTCAACGGAAGAAACCATAGAGAAAAACCGTCTGGGGACGGATTCCTTAACAAGCTTAAAGAATCAGTTTAATCAATATCAAGGAAATGCATCAAAGGTAGTAGAAAGCATTCAATTATTATTTAAGAGTTCTCAAAGCATTAGTGATATTGTAAATACCATAAACTCAATATCAGAGCAAACCAATTTATTGGCTTTAAATGCTGCTATAGAAGCAGCTAGAGCAGGTGAACAAGGCCGTGGGTTTGCAGTAGTAGCTGATGAAATAAGAAAATTAGCAGAACAGTCATCCTCTGCTACCAAAGAAATACAAATAATAATAAACAATATTATTAATGAAATTGAAAAAACAAATGGTTATACAGAAGAATCTAAAACCCTAATCAAAGAAGTAAGTGAGTCAATGAATCATTCATCAGATGCTCTTGGAGATATAATGAGTAGAAGCGAGATTGTAATGTCAGAAATGAAAAACCTTAATAACAATATTGTGGATGTCCAACAATTAAAAAATGATGTACTTAATTCAATTCAACATATTTCTGAAGTATCCCAACAAGCAGCTGCTTCAACAGAGGAAATTAGCGCTTCTTCAGAGGAACAAGTGGCATTAATGGAAAGTATTACTGGATTAGTGGATGATTTAGATAACAGTATCAAACAAGTCATTGCTCAAATCAATAAATTTAGGATTAAGTAA
- a CDS encoding DUF5658 family protein: METFNDLNKTKKLLFLLSSLMLIDYILTYIGIHLLNFISEGNPFMRFFMELPFFIGLPLRILFLLFPVTLMLLAFSLTENKKRIVLVVNGMVGIQFIPLFLHMYWIFVYYNY; the protein is encoded by the coding sequence ATGGAAACCTTTAATGATCTAAATAAAACCAAGAAATTATTATTTTTATTGTCTTCATTAATGCTAATAGACTATATCCTAACATACATAGGTATTCACCTATTGAACTTTATATCTGAAGGCAACCCTTTTATGCGATTTTTTATGGAATTACCTTTTTTTATTGGACTACCTTTAAGAATACTTTTTTTATTATTCCCAGTTACTCTAATGTTATTAGCTTTTTCACTTACTGAGAACAAAAAAAGGATTGTTTTAGTTGTAAATGGTATGGTAGGTATACAGTTTATACCTTTATTTCTTCATATGTATTGGATTTTTGTATATTATAATTATTAA
- a CDS encoding helix-turn-helix domain-containing protein has translation MGDSFQSPGKKYVISTMERFHLCTHIPIKAVDKECTVIHTEGHSDVYESIFREHKVLDRIDNEMDKEDINTCLILSNKHIEFTVIYLCPKNFDRGFYILGPYTTNPLTNNLVLYKPSNCIPHLITLLRNLARDSDFIRKKREPNYSIYVRKALEYISTKYNEPLTVEEISDYLGISKCYFCSLFKKDTKKTFTQALNEIRIEKSKELLKDTDLSLLDIAIAVGFNNQNYYNMIFKKMNDITPYQYRNMDF, from the coding sequence ATGGGGGACTCTTTTCAGTCTCCAGGTAAAAAGTACGTCATTAGTACTATGGAAAGATTTCATTTATGTACTCATATCCCTATAAAGGCAGTTGATAAAGAATGTACAGTTATACATACAGAGGGGCATTCAGATGTGTATGAATCTATTTTTCGCGAGCATAAGGTTCTAGATAGAATAGATAATGAGATGGATAAAGAAGATATTAATACTTGCTTAATACTATCTAATAAGCATATTGAATTTACGGTAATATATCTTTGTCCAAAGAATTTTGATAGAGGCTTTTATATATTAGGTCCATACACAACTAATCCTTTGACAAATAACCTAGTTCTGTATAAACCATCTAATTGCATTCCCCACCTTATTACTTTACTTCGTAATCTTGCTAGAGATTCTGACTTTATTAGAAAAAAGAGAGAGCCTAATTATTCTATATATGTAAGAAAGGCATTAGAATATATTAGTACAAAATACAATGAACCTCTAACTGTTGAGGAAATTTCTGATTATTTAGGAATAAGTAAATGTTATTTTTGTTCTTTGTTTAAAAAAGACACTAAGAAAACATTTACTCAAGCTCTAAATGAAATACGAATTGAGAAGAGTAAAGAATTATTAAAAGATACTGATTTGTCCTTATTAGATATTGCTATTGCTGTTGGGTTTAATAATCAAAATTATTATAATATGATTTTTAAAAAAATGAATGATATTACTCCTTATCAGTATCGAAATATGGATTTTTAA
- a CDS encoding NCS2 family permease, whose amino-acid sequence MEKFFKLKENGTNVKTEVLAGITTFMTMAYILIVNPNILSTTGMDRGALFTATALASIIGTLIMAIAANYPFALAPGMGLNAYFAYYVATQYGWEIALTAIFVEGLIFIVLTLINVREAIFNTIPNSLKYGVGAGIGLFIALIGFKNAGIITASPATYITLGDITHVTVVLAVIGVILTAILVSRKVKGAILIGILATYVLGIIAQLTGWYVVNADIGQYDLIPNGIIGSIPSISTIALQFDFSNFFSLDFFVVVFAFLFVDLFDTLGTLIGVSSKAGYLDEQGRLPRAKQALLADAIATTAGAVLGTSTTTTYVESAAGVADGGRTGLTAVVTAIFFGLALFFSPIFLAIPGFATAPALIIVGFYMLDSIKKIDFDDYTEAIPAFLAIIAMPFTFSISEGISFGIISYTLIKLFTGKAKDVNWLMYILTILFILYYVFIG is encoded by the coding sequence GTGGAAAAGTTTTTCAAACTAAAAGAGAATGGTACAAATGTAAAAACAGAGGTACTTGCAGGGATTACAACATTTATGACAATGGCGTATATTCTTATTGTTAATCCTAACATTTTAAGTACTACAGGTATGGACAGAGGTGCTTTATTTACTGCAACAGCTTTAGCTTCAATTATTGGTACATTAATAATGGCAATTGCTGCTAATTATCCTTTTGCGTTAGCTCCAGGGATGGGTCTTAATGCATATTTTGCTTACTATGTAGCAACTCAATACGGATGGGAAATTGCTTTAACAGCGATTTTTGTAGAAGGTTTAATCTTTATCGTATTAACACTTATCAATGTTAGAGAAGCAATATTTAATACAATTCCAAATAGTTTAAAATATGGTGTAGGTGCTGGTATTGGTTTGTTTATCGCACTTATTGGTTTCAAAAATGCAGGTATTATTACTGCAAGTCCTGCTACATATATTACATTAGGTGATATAACACATGTGACAGTTGTTCTTGCGGTTATTGGTGTCATTTTAACAGCTATTTTAGTGTCTAGAAAAGTAAAAGGTGCTATTTTAATTGGTATATTAGCTACATACGTATTAGGTATTATAGCGCAATTAACTGGATGGTATGTGGTTAATGCAGATATTGGTCAATACGATTTAATACCTAATGGCATAATTGGTTCAATACCTTCAATAAGTACGATTGCATTACAATTTGATTTCTCAAATTTCTTTTCATTAGATTTCTTTGTAGTCGTATTTGCATTCTTGTTCGTTGATTTATTCGATACACTTGGTACTTTAATAGGTGTATCTAGTAAGGCAGGATACCTTGATGAGCAAGGTAGATTACCAAGAGCAAAACAAGCTTTATTAGCAGATGCTATTGCTACAACTGCAGGTGCTGTCCTTGGAACATCAACTACAACAACTTATGTAGAAAGTGCTGCAGGGGTTGCAGATGGTGGACGTACAGGATTAACAGCAGTTGTTACAGCAATTTTCTTTGGATTAGCATTATTCTTCTCACCAATATTCTTAGCTATTCCAGGTTTTGCTACTGCTCCAGCATTAATCATCGTTGGTTTCTATATGTTAGACTCAATTAAAAAAATTGACTTTGACGATTATACTGAAGCAATTCCGGCTTTCTTAGCAATTATTGCTATGCCATTTACATTTAGTATTTCAGAAGGTATTTCTTTCGGTATTATATCTTATACTTTAATAAAATTATTTACTGGAAAAGCTAAAGATGTAAATTGGTTAATGTATATATTAACAATATTATTTATTCTTTATTATGTATTTATTGGATAA
- the purH gene encoding bifunctional phosphoribosylaminoimidazolecarboxamide formyltransferase/IMP cyclohydrolase, which produces MKRALISVSDKTGIVELAKELDKLGVEIISTGGTSKKLQEEGINVINISDVTGFPECLDGRVKTLHPNIHAGLLAMRSNEEHMKQVKELNVDLIDLVVVNLYPFKETILKDGVSREEAIENIDIGGPTMLRSAAKNYQDVAVVVDPRDYSTIIEEVKNKGEVSLETKFYLCKKVFEHTAHYDSLIAKYLIKEVGEKDLPETITMTFEKVQDMRYGENPHQKAAFYKEIGKTTGALTEAVQLHGKELSFNNINDTNGALELLKEFEEPTIVACKHANPCGVGSGESIFEAYKKAYEADPVSIFGGIIVANREIDEQTAEEINKIFVEIVVAPSYTDKAVEVLTSKKNIRILKLDNIETKSPSDSLDLKKVAGGLLVQTINSVLLPDEELKVVTDRIPTDKEMDDMLFAWKVVKHAKSNGIAIAKDKTSIGIGPGQVNRIWACKQAIDHAIEHLGEESLKGASLASDAFFPFDDCVEEAYKAGITAIIQPGGSIRDQDSIDKCNKYGIAMVFTNMRHFKH; this is translated from the coding sequence ATGAAAAGAGCATTAATCAGTGTTTCAGACAAAACGGGTATTGTTGAATTGGCAAAAGAACTTGATAAATTAGGTGTAGAAATCATCTCTACAGGTGGTACATCTAAAAAATTACAAGAAGAAGGTATAAATGTAATTAATATATCTGATGTAACTGGATTCCCTGAGTGTTTAGATGGCCGTGTAAAAACATTACATCCCAATATTCATGCTGGTTTATTAGCTATGCGTTCTAATGAAGAGCATATGAAACAAGTAAAAGAATTAAATGTTGATTTAATTGATTTGGTAGTGGTTAATTTATATCCTTTCAAAGAAACCATTTTAAAAGATGGGGTTTCAAGAGAAGAGGCTATTGAAAATATTGATATTGGTGGCCCAACAATGCTTCGTTCAGCAGCAAAAAACTATCAAGATGTTGCAGTTGTTGTTGATCCTAGAGATTATAGTACAATAATAGAAGAAGTAAAAAATAAAGGTGAAGTTTCTTTAGAGACTAAGTTTTATTTATGTAAAAAAGTATTTGAACATACAGCACATTATGATTCATTAATTGCTAAGTATTTAATTAAAGAAGTTGGGGAAAAAGATTTACCAGAAACCATTACAATGACATTTGAGAAAGTACAAGATATGCGCTATGGTGAAAACCCACATCAAAAAGCTGCGTTTTATAAAGAAATTGGTAAGACAACAGGGGCTTTAACAGAGGCAGTTCAATTACATGGTAAAGAGTTATCCTTCAATAATATTAATGATACCAATGGGGCATTGGAATTACTAAAAGAATTTGAAGAGCCAACAATCGTTGCTTGTAAACATGCCAATCCTTGTGGTGTTGGGAGTGGTGAGTCAATATTTGAAGCCTATAAAAAAGCATATGAAGCTGACCCAGTGTCTATATTTGGGGGGATAATTGTAGCAAATAGAGAAATAGACGAACAAACGGCAGAAGAAATCAATAAAATTTTTGTTGAAATCGTTGTAGCGCCAAGCTATACGGATAAAGCTGTTGAAGTATTAACAAGTAAGAAAAACATAAGAATACTAAAGTTAGACAATATTGAAACAAAATCTCCATCAGATTCTTTAGATCTTAAAAAGGTTGCAGGTGGATTATTGGTTCAAACAATAAATAGTGTTTTATTACCTGATGAAGAATTAAAAGTAGTTACAGATAGAATACCAACAGATAAAGAAATGGACGATATGTTATTTGCATGGAAAGTAGTAAAACATGCTAAATCTAACGGAATAGCAATTGCAAAAGATAAGACTTCTATTGGTATTGGACCAGGTCAAGTAAATCGTATATGGGCTTGTAAACAAGCAATTGATCACGCTATTGAACATTTAGGAGAAGAGAGCCTCAAAGGTGCATCATTGGCATCAGATGCATTTTTCCCATTTGATGATTGTGTCGAAGAAGCTTATAAAGCAGGTATAACAGCTATTATTCAACCAGGTGGATCAATAAGAGATCAAGATTCTATTGATAAATGCAATAAATATGGGATTGCAATGGTATTTACAAATATGAGACATTTTAAGCATTAA